From a single Tachypleus tridentatus isolate NWPU-2018 chromosome 6, ASM421037v1, whole genome shotgun sequence genomic region:
- the LOC143252950 gene encoding uncharacterized protein LOC143252950 isoform X2, producing MCENLYVTRNSKKPRIQGISREDMQEWLDRQEPEKPFLPATYLNHHQIQEIFKIFWYDYFTMIQELDTEQKESEEELQKASALIQEGCCYQASQRILGKCEELPFLSLPVHDKPLNQLHQLDLRCGIKIEHLDH from the exons ATGTGTGAAAATTTATATGTAACTAGGAACTCGAAGAAGCCAAGAATTCAAGGTATTTCAAG GGAAGACATGCAAGAATGGCTTGACAGACAAGAACCAGAGAAGCCATTTCTGCCAGCTACTTATTTGAATCATCATCAGATTcaagaaattttcaaaattttttggtATGATTATTTTACTATGATTCAAGAACTAGACACTGAACAGAAGGAGAGTGAAGAAGAGCTCCAGAAAG CATCTGCTTTAATTCAAGAGGGATGTTGTTATCAAGCTTCACAAAGAATACTAGGAAAATGTGAAGAATTACCTTTTTTGTCTTTACCAGTACATGATAAACCTTTAAACCAGCTTCATCAACTTGACTTAAGATGTGGAATAAAGATTGAACATTTGG atcattaa
- the LOC143252950 gene encoding uncharacterized protein LOC143252950 isoform X3 translates to MEDMQEWLDRQEPEKPFLPATYLNHHQIQEIFKIFWYDYFTMIQELDTEQKESEEELQKASALIQEGCCYQASQRILGKCEELPFLSLPVHDKPLNQLHQLDLRCGIKIEHLGEKLLKSLIKNPYEDGCV, encoded by the exons AT GGAAGACATGCAAGAATGGCTTGACAGACAAGAACCAGAGAAGCCATTTCTGCCAGCTACTTATTTGAATCATCATCAGATTcaagaaattttcaaaattttttggtATGATTATTTTACTATGATTCAAGAACTAGACACTGAACAGAAGGAGAGTGAAGAAGAGCTCCAGAAAG CATCTGCTTTAATTCAAGAGGGATGTTGTTATCAAGCTTCACAAAGAATACTAGGAAAATGTGAAGAATTACCTTTTTTGTCTTTACCAGTACATGATAAACCTTTAAACCAGCTTCATCAACTTGACTTAAGATGTGGAATAAAGATTGAACATTTGGGTGAAAAATtgttaaa atcattaatcaaaaacccttatgaagatggatgtgtctga
- the LOC143252950 gene encoding uncharacterized protein LOC143252950 isoform X1, giving the protein MCENLYVTRNSKKPRIQGISREDMQEWLDRQEPEKPFLPATYLNHHQIQEIFKIFWYDYFTMIQELDTEQKESEEELQKASALIQEGCCYQASQRILGKCEELPFLSLPVHDKPLNQLHQLDLRCGIKIEHLGEKLLKSLIKNPYEDGCV; this is encoded by the exons ATGTGTGAAAATTTATATGTAACTAGGAACTCGAAGAAGCCAAGAATTCAAGGTATTTCAAG GGAAGACATGCAAGAATGGCTTGACAGACAAGAACCAGAGAAGCCATTTCTGCCAGCTACTTATTTGAATCATCATCAGATTcaagaaattttcaaaattttttggtATGATTATTTTACTATGATTCAAGAACTAGACACTGAACAGAAGGAGAGTGAAGAAGAGCTCCAGAAAG CATCTGCTTTAATTCAAGAGGGATGTTGTTATCAAGCTTCACAAAGAATACTAGGAAAATGTGAAGAATTACCTTTTTTGTCTTTACCAGTACATGATAAACCTTTAAACCAGCTTCATCAACTTGACTTAAGATGTGGAATAAAGATTGAACATTTGGGTGAAAAATtgttaaa atcattaatcaaaaacccttatgaagatggatgtgtctga
- the LOC143252950 gene encoding uncharacterized protein LOC143252950 isoform X4 — MQEWLDRQEPEKPFLPATYLNHHQIQEIFKIFWYDYFTMIQELDTEQKESEEELQKASALIQEGCCYQASQRILGKCEELPFLSLPVHDKPLNQLHQLDLRCGIKIEHLGEKLLKSLIKNPYEDGCV; from the exons ATGCAAGAATGGCTTGACAGACAAGAACCAGAGAAGCCATTTCTGCCAGCTACTTATTTGAATCATCATCAGATTcaagaaattttcaaaattttttggtATGATTATTTTACTATGATTCAAGAACTAGACACTGAACAGAAGGAGAGTGAAGAAGAGCTCCAGAAAG CATCTGCTTTAATTCAAGAGGGATGTTGTTATCAAGCTTCACAAAGAATACTAGGAAAATGTGAAGAATTACCTTTTTTGTCTTTACCAGTACATGATAAACCTTTAAACCAGCTTCATCAACTTGACTTAAGATGTGGAATAAAGATTGAACATTTGGGTGAAAAATtgttaaa atcattaatcaaaaacccttatgaagatggatgtgtctga